CACGTCGTCTCGGGTCTCCTGTTCGGTGCGGGCTCGCCGCTGCGCTTCGAGGAAGGAGAAGGCCCGGTCGGCCTCCGCTTGCAGTTCCTCAGCGAGCCGTCTGCGGGCGGTGTCGAGCCCGGTCGGGCGGTACCGCTTCGGCGTCGACTGCTGGAGTTCGACGAGCCCGCGGTCGAGGAGTTCGTCGGCCGCGCCGTACACCTGCGAGCGGGGGACGTCCGTCTCGTCGTGGATCTGCTTCGCCGTTCCCACGCCGAGTCGGTGCAGCGCGACGAAGACCCGCGCGGCGTAGTTCGAGAGGCCCAGCCGTTCGAGCGAGTCGACCGCGTCGTGTTCGGAGGGGGCGTCCGCGTCGTCGAGGCTCATAGCCGCCCCCCGTCGCTCGGTTGTCCCTGTGGACGCGGCGTCGATCCGGAGACGTCGGCGTCGGCCGCGGAGCGCGCGTCGCCGCGTTCGCCGATCGGAACCGTCGGGTCCCCGTTGACGAGGCGGTCCCACACAACGAGCGCCGAGGGGAGCACCAGCAGCGAGGCGAGGAACGAGTAGGTGATCGAGATCGCCGTCAACACCCCGAACTGCCCGAGGACCGACAGGACCGCGAGGACCAAGACCCCGATCCCGAACGCCGTCGTCGCCATACTGCCGAGGAGCGCGCCGCCGGTCCCGACGACAGTGCGCCGCAGCGCCGGCATCAGCGCGCGTTCGCGCCGCTCGTCGACGAACCGGTGGACGACGTGGACCGAGTAGTCGATCCCGAGGCCGATCGTCAACGAGAGGATCGTCGCCGTGAACGCGTTAAAGGAGATGCCGAGCACGCGCATCGTGCCGGCGACGGAGGCGACCGCGACGACGATCGGCGCGAGGTTCGCGATGCCGAGCGACGGCAGTCCCTCGAGTACCCAGTAGATCGCCACGAGGAACACGACCGTCGCGCCCAACGCGAGCGCGAGGCTCGTGATCGCCGACTCGAAGATGAGATCCGACACCTCTTGGAACACGACGGTATTGCCCGTCGGCGTCGCCTCATAGCGGAATCGGTCCGCGACCTCGTCGGCCGCCGCCGTCGCTTCGCTGTCGGACGCGTCCGCGGACACCGTGTAGACGACCCGAGCGCTCCGATGGTCATCCGCGAGGTACTGCGACGCCCGGTCGCCGGCGGACGACGCCGCCAGTTCGCTGTAGATCGTCCCGAGGTTGTCGTCGGGCACCCCGTTGTCGTTTCTGTCGTTCCGCTCGACCAACGCGGCGAACTCGGGGTCCTGCGCCGCGTGATCTTGAATGACCGTCACGATGCTCGTCGACTCGGCGCGTCGGCTCCCGTCGGTGACGAACTCCGAGGGCGGGTCCTCGCCCGCGCGATGGATCCGTTCGAGGGCGTCGTCCTCTCCCATCCGCCCCTCGACGTATATGGTGACTGACCCCCCCTGCGTGCTGGTGAACCTGTCTTCGAGGAAGTTCAGCGTCCCGACGACGCCGTAGTCGCTCGGCGCGAACGGTTCGGGCAGCGACTTCAGAAGCGGCGAGACCTCCTCCGGCGGGAGGAAGTCCTCCTGTGTGAACGAGGTGTCGACGCCGGTGGCGTATCCAGCCGCACCGGCGCTGAACAGCAACGCGACGACCAGCACGGCGACCGGGGCGTACCGCGCGAGTGTCACCCCGACGGAGAGCGCCTTCCCGAGGAGCGACCCCTCCTCGCCCAGCGGTCGTTGGCTGAACGTGGGGATCGGCCAGTCCTCGCGTCGGCGGTCCATCCAGACCTTCGCCGCGGGCAGGAAGATCCCGAAGATCAGGAAGGTGAAGACGATTCCGACGCCCGCGACGATACCGAAATCGCGGATCGGCGGGAGATCGGAGGCGAGATTCGAGAGGAAGCCGATGACGGTCGTCCCGGTGACGATGAAGAAGGCGACGAGGAGTTGGTCGGTCGTGAGCCGCATCGCCGACTCGACATCGAGCCCGGTCGCTCTGTCCTCGCGATAGCGGTTGATCGCGTGGATCCCGAAGTCGATGCCGACCGCCAAAAGCAGCGGCGGCACCGAGATCATGATCTGATTGAACGGAATCCCCGCGAGACCGAGGAAGCCGAACGTCCAGATGACGGCCATCCCGAGGGAGGTGACGCCCAACAGGAGGTCCAACAGATCCCGATAGGCGATCACGAGAAAGCCGACGATCAGGAGGACCGCCGCGGGCGTCACGATGAGCAGCGAGTCGGTGACGACGGTGCCGAACTCGTCGGCGATGACGCCGCTCCCGAAGACGGTGATGTCGGCGTCGAGTTCCGCGTCGATAATCCGCTGTGCGTCGTTCTGGATCGAGGTCAGCGGGCTCTCTCCCGACTGGCCGACGGACCCGCCGCCCGCGCCGCCGGGGAGGTCGTGTTGCACGACGCCGATCGTCGCGGAGGCCGAGGCCGACCGTCGATTGAAGTCGTTGCTCAGCGTTCCGGTGAAGCCGGCGTTGTCGGCGTTCTCTCGAACCGCGCGACTGATCTCTGTCCGCGTGGCGCGTTCCAGCGTCGTGATCTGACTGTCGATCGTCGTCGCCTCGGGATCGATGCTCCGCGCGACGATCGCAGCCGACGACGACGTGCTCGAGACGTACATATCGTCACGCTCTTCGAGCGCCCGTTGGGCTCTGAGCATCGCGATCAACGAGTCCTTCGAGAGGACGTTTCGGTCCCGCTGGACCAACTGGGTACTCCCGGGACTTTCACCGAACGGCGACTCGAAGTCGTTCTCGATCCGTTCGAGCGCGTTCGCCGCCGGGATGTCCTCGGCGAACTGTTGGGTCCCCGCCTCCGTCGAGACGCTGCCGAGTCCGCCGGCGAATACGAGCGTGACGAGCAGGAACGCCAGCATCACTTTCTTCGGACGGTTGACGATGTTGTCGTCCGCCCAGTCGACGAATCGCTGGAAGTCCAGTCGCATCGATCAGTCCCGTCGTCGGTAGTAGACGAATCCACCGACCGCGACGACGAGGGCGACCGCGACGATCGGGACGACCGGCGGCCCGCCCGAGGTGCGCTCGGTGACGTCGACGGGAACCTGATAGGTGTTGGAGATGATGGTATCGCCGCCATCGTCGTCGTACTGGAAGTCCATCTTCACCGGGTAGGTCTTCGCCGTCGCGCTACCGCCAGCGCCGAGTTGGAAGACGATCTCTCTGGACTCGCCGGGTTCGAGGCGGTCGATGAAGGCCTCGTCGTCGGACGTCGAGAGGGGAGCGTCGGCGTAGATCTTCGCGGAGACGTCGGAGACCGCGTAGTCGCGGGTGTTCGTGACGGTGACGCTGAACTCGTCGCCCGAGCCGGCCTCGAACGTCGCGTTCACGGGGGCGACGTCGAATTCGGGTGACTCCGGGGCGACGTCGACACGGGTGGGGATCGCGTCGGACTCACGCTGTCTGTCGTCTTGATCGTAGTAGACGACGCTGAGATCGAACTGTCGCAGGCCGGCGCTCCCCGCCGTCGTCACCTCGGTATCGAACGAGAAGTCCGCGGACTCGCCGGGCGCGAGCGAGCCGACGGCGACCGACGTCTCGATCGGCGTCACGGTCGGACCGGGATCGGCGAAGTTGACGACGGCGGCGTCCGCCGGCATCGGCCCGGTGTTCGTGACCGTGCCGCTCAGCGTCCGGGTCTCACCGACGCGAAGCGAACTCTCGACGTTCGACACCGAGAACGTCATCTCGGGGAGGGCCCGCAGCGGCACCGTCAGCGAGGGGGTCGAACCGGTCGTCCCGTCCGGCTTCTCGTAGTCTATCTGCGCGTCGAGCGAGTAGTTGCCCGCGGTCGCGCTGTCGCCGAGCGTCGTCTCGAACTCGAAGGTCCGGTTCTCACCCTGTTCCCACGTGTCGACGAACCGCGTGCTTGACTCGCTGGACCCGAGTCGCACGTCGGGAGTCGACGTCGAGAGCGCCAGCGTCGAATCGCGTGCGAGGGAGTCGCCGACGTTCCGCATCGTCACGTCGAGCGTTCCCTGCCCGTTCACGGTCGCGGTCGAGTCGGTGTCGACGACGGAGAACCGGGGGCCCGATTCGATGCGAACGGGGAGGTGGATGGTCGTTCGCCGTTCGACGGTGTTCGACGCCCCGTTGTCGAACTCGTACGTGAGTCGCAACGGGATCCGATACGTTCCGCTATCGATGTCCGATGGGACGTTCAGTCGCAGCGAGCGGTCCGCGGGGACGCCGTCAGCGAGGGACTGAAGGTACAGTTCGTTGGTCTCGACGTCGATCGGTCCCGCGTTACCGGGGCGGACGCGGACGTTTGTGGCGGTTCGAACTTCGTCGTCGGGCCCGTCCGGGTCGTTCACCAACTGGAAGGCGAGTTCGTTGACACCACCCGGTTGGAGGGTCGCGTCCGGCGTGACCGTGCGAATGTCCGGATTGGAGGTCGTGTATCCGGCGACTGGGATCGCGCTCACGAGGAGCGATGCGGCGAGGAAGGCGATGACGAATTTGCGTTTCATTGAGGGACCTCGTTGTCGACGCCGACCGCGCTCGGTCGGCGACTGAATCGCGTTCGATACCCCGACCGTCGGACCGGCCCTATATAACGTATTGTAAATTTCTACAAACAGAATCGGGGTTTCCGCGAAGTGCCAGCACACCGACCACTCACCACGTTACATGACTGTAACCCGGTATCAACGATGTCCAGAAAACGATATACCAGTTCGCTCCGTCACCAACTAACGAGATGATACCAGATATCTCCACGACTGTACTGCAGCTGGACACCGGTTCGGCCGGAATCGCGTTCCTCCTCGGACGCGTGCTGTTCGGCGTCGTACTGGCGTTTATGGGGCTGAATCACTTTATGAACACCGAGGGAATGGCGGGCTACGCGGAGTCGAAGGGGATCCCGGCCGGCCGGGCGTCGGTCCTCTTCAGCGGCGGAATGTTGCTCTTCGGCGGGCTCGGAATCGCCCTCGGGGTCTATCCGGCGCTGGCCGCCGGAGCGATCGCGCTGTTCTTCGTCGTCTCGACGCCGACGATGCACGACTTCTGGGCCGCACCCGAAGAGCAACAGCAATCGGAGATGACGAACTTCCTGAAGAACGTCGCGCTCCTCGGTGGTGCGCTGGTCTTCCTCGCGCTCTCGGGAAGTGCGTGGCCGTACGCGATCGGAATCGGACTGTGAACTGACCGATCGACGGGACGCCGACCGCAGCCCGATGTATCGGGACGTTTAACCCGGCGTCTCTCACGCATAGGGGTATGAAGGCGACCGCGAAAGCGCACCCGATCCAGGGACTGATCAAGTACCACGGGATGCGCGATGAGGAACTTCGCCTCCCGTACCACGACAGTATCAGCGTCTGCACAGCGCCGAGCCACACGAAAACGACCGTCGAGTTCCGATCCGACGCCGACGAGGACGTCTATCTGATCGGCGACGAGCGCGTCGACGGGCGCGGCGCAGAGCGCATCGAGGCCGTCGTCGACCACGTCCGCGAACTGGCGGGATTCGACCACGCCGTTCGGCTCGAATCGGAGAACTCCTTTCCATCGAACATCGGCTTCGGCTCCTCGTCGTCCGGTTTCGCCGCGGCGGCGATGGCTCTCGCCGAAGCGGCCGATCTCGGGCTGTCGCGACCGGACGTCTCGACGGTCGCTCGACGCGGCTCCTCGTCGGCCGCCCGCGCGGTGACGGGCGCGTTCTCGCATCTGTACTCTGGGATGAACGACGAGGACTGCCGATCGAAGCGCATCGAGACCGATCTCGAAGAGGACCTCCGGATCGTCGCCGCGCACGTCCCCGCCTACAAGGAGACCGAGGAGGCGCATCGCGAGGCCGCCGAGAGCCATATGTTCCAAGCCCGGATGGCGCACGTTCACCAGCAGATCGACGCGATGCGGGACGCGCTTTACGACGCCGACTTCGACCGCGCCTTCGAGTTGGCCGAGCACGATTCGCTGTCGCTGACGGCGACGACGATGACCGGCCCCGCGGGTTGGGTCTACTGGCAACCGGAGACGATCGCAGTGTTCAACGCCGTCCGGAAACTCCGCGAGGAGGAGGGCGTCCCGGTGTACTTCTCGACGGATACCGGCGCGAGCGTCTACGTGAACACGACCGCCGCGCACGTTGACGCAGTCGAATCCGCTGTCGCCGATGTCGGCGTCGACACCGACGTCTGGGAAGTCGGCGGACCCGCGGAGATTCTCCCCGAATCCGAGGCGCTGTTCTAACCGTCACCCCGAGCGTCCGGCGTTCCCGTTCGCGATCCGGACTTCCCGTCTGAATTTGTCGCGTTATTAGTGACTGTTAGCGGGTGTTTCGGTCGAAATGACAGCGTGTTACTTTCCAAATAGCAGTTCTTGGACGTTCTAGTATGCGTATTTTGTCTTATTTTCTCTATATTATAAGATAGTATATATACATTGTAAATAGATGTTTATCCGATCCGTTGCTGGGTGAGGGACAAGTACCGATAACATCAGTACATATGTTATTTCGGGAAGGAGGCCCGTTACGGAGGTGACAGTCGAGACGTCCCACGTCACACAACGATTATGTGGGTCCCCGGCACAGAAAGGGTATGGCAGATGACAACTGGCAGACGGACGATCCGAACCTCGAACTGGGTCTCGAACGCGTGATGGAAGTGGAAGCCGAAGTCGAGGCTCCGATCGAAATCGGGGAGACCGGCAACGGCCAACGGCGGATCATCCCGATCATCGGGGGAACCGTGTCGGGCCGAATCGAGGGAACGGTCATCGACGCTGGTGCGGATTACCAGCTCTATCGGGATGACCGGCCGACCGAACTCGTCGCGAAGTACTCCATCGAGACGACCGACGGAGACCGCATCTACGTCGAAAACGAGGGAATGCGACACGCGGGCCCCGAGGCGAGTCGACGTCTCCGAGACGGGGAGCCCGTCGACCCCGAGGAGGTGTATTTCTGCTCGGTGCCACAGTTCGAGACGGCCGCCGAGGACCTCAAGTGGCTGGAGGAGAGCGTTTTCGTCGCCACGGGAACCCGGCAACCCAAGGGCGTAAAACTGGCCGTATACCGGGTCGCGTAACCCCCAGCCGGCCTCACGTTCTGAACGCAGCTCACAACAAGGCTGAACGGGAGTTCGTTTACACCGAACAGAAAGACTAAGCGAGTGAACGATCCTGTGTCTCATATGGAACAGACCCCCACGGAACCGAAAACGCCGGTGAAAACCGCCCAGACCACGTTCCGAATCCTCGAAACGCTCAAATCGCTCGACGGTGCGACAGTCACCGAACTAGCGAGCCATCTCGACATCCCGAAGAGCAGCGCCCACAACTACCTCCGAACGCTCGAACACGAGGGGTACGTCGTCGAGTCCGGCGGCGAGTACGAGGTCGGCCTTCGGTTTCTCGACCTCGGCGGATACGCGAGGTCGCGCGAGCGTCTATACACGGTCGCGACGCCCGAACTGAAGCGACTCGCCGAGACGACCGGCGAGTACGCCAATCTCCTCGTCGAAGAGCACGGTCTCGGCGTGTTCCTCGCCCGCGATCGCGGCGAGCACGCCGTCAGTCTCGACTCCTACACCGGACAGTCGGTCAGGCTCCACACCACGGCGCTCGGAAAGACGATTCTCGCGTACTTGCCGCGTGAGCGCGTCGAGTCGATCATCGACAGACACGGGCTCCCGGCGAAAACCGAACGAACGATCACCGACCGCGAGACCCTCTTCGAGGCGCTCGCCGAGATCCGACAGCGCGAGTGCGCACACGACAGAGAAGAGCGGATCAAGGGGCTCAACTGCGTCGCCGTGCCGGTCCTGAGCGGCGAGTCGATCACCGGGGCGCTGAGCGTCTCGGGGCCCGTCAGTCGGATGGACGAAGACCGAATCGAAGACGAAATCCTCCCGGAGCTTCGGCGAGCGGCGAACATCATCGAACTCAACCAGACCCACTCGTAGCGTGTCGAGAAACCGATCGAATCGGAGACGTATCTTTTTCGTCTATTACGAACAGCGTGACTCTCTGTTGTGTGAGCCACGGAAAAGGACTGGATTAGGGCGCTAGACGACGTTCAAGATGAAAAATGATGGCGTTTTCGTTCGGCAGAAACGAACTGTTGGTATTCAGTAGGAAACTGAGTATATTACATTCGCTTTTCAAATACGTTCATTCCCGAAAAACGAACGGAGTCCCAACCGTACCACGACCGATCAGACGACTCGGTTCCACGGCGTGCCGCCGTGCGTCAGTCGGTCGACGTTCGTCGCGACCAGTTCGGCGATGCGGTCACCGTAGGTGTCCGCCTGCGCCGCCGCGTGCGGCGTGACGACGACGTTGTCCATCTCCCAAAACGGCGCGTCCTCGGGGAGCGGTTCGTCCCAAAAGACGTCCAATGCGGCCCCGGCGATCTCGTCGGTCTCTAGCGCCTCGACGAGGTCGTCCTCGACGACGATTTCGCCTCGGCTGACGTTGATCAGGTAGGCGTCCTCGCGCATCGCCTCGAACACCGATTGATCGACGAGTCCGCGGGTCGCGTCGTTCAGCGGCGTCGTGAGCACGACGAACCGCGCGTCGTCGACGGCATCCTCGATCTGTGCGGGGTCGTACACCCGTCCGAGACCCAGTCCGGAAACGGGGCGGATGTCGACGCCGTCGACGTCCATTCCCAACACGCCGAGGCGTGTCGCCGCACTCCCACCGAGTTCGCCCAAGCCGACGACGCAGGCTGAAGACTGGCCCACCTCGAAGGGGCGCTCCCACGAGAGCCGCCCCCACTCGCGGTCGTGCTGTCGATCGCGGAACCGGTGCAGCCCCTTCGCCAGCGTCAGCACGAATCCGGTGACGGTCTCGGCGACGAGGTCGCCCGCGACGCCGGTGCTGTTGGTCATCACCACGTCGCGGTCGCGGTAGGCGTCCAGCGGGAAATCTTCGTACCCCGATCGGATGTTGTGCACCCACTCGACGCCGTCGAGGAACTCGTCGTGGTGAAACAGCGTCACGACGCCGTCGTATTCGGCGGCCTCGTCGGTCGAACACACCTCGAACGCGCAGTCGAGGTCCTCGCATTCGGCGAGCAGCGCTCGAAGGTGTTCCGGTGGGACCGGGTGCGTGCCCCACTCGTGAATCCCCACGCGTCGGATCGATCGCTCCTGTGTCATAGTCGACACACAGCGCGGGGGAAAATAGATCCTTGGGTCGGGTCGGTACCCGCTCCGGAGGACGGGCGGCCGCAGTTCAGCGGTTCAGCGTGTGGATCGCCTGTCCCTGCGCGTTCTCGGCGGCTTCCATCACGGCCTCCGCGAGCGTGGGGTGGGTGTGGATCGTGCCCGCGACGTCTTCGAGTGTGGCGCTCATCTCGACGGCGAGCGCGACTTCGGCGACGAGTTCGGAGGCGTTCGGACAGACGAGTTGGCCGCCGAGGACGATTTCGCTCTCCTCGTCGGCGACGATCCGGACGAACCCCTCCGATTCGCCCATCGAGAGCGCGCGACCGCTGGCGCGCAGCGGCATCTCGCCGACGACCGGGTCGAAGCCGCTCTCCTCGGCATCCGCTTCGGTCATCCCGACGGTTGCGATCTCGGGGTCGGTGAACACCGCGGCGGGGATCGCCTGCTTGTCGAACGCAGCGGGTTCGCCCGCGGCGACCTCGGCGGCGACGATTCCCTCCGCGCTGGCCTTGTGCGCGAGCATCGGTTCGCCCGCCACGTCGCCGACGGCGAAGACGTTCTCCACGTCGGTCCGCACGCGGTCGTCGGTCGCGAGAAAGCCGTTCTCGTCGGGTTCGAGCCCGATGTTCTCCAGTTCGAGCGTGTCCGTGACGGGCCGGCGACCGACCGCGACGAGCACCGCGTCGCCCTCGTACTCGGATTCCTCGCCGTCTTCGGTCTCCGTCGAGACGACGATTCCCCCTCCCGATTCCTCCCATCCGGTCGCCCCCTCGCCGAAGTGGAACTCGATCCCGAGGTCCTCCGCGCGCGAGCGGACGGTCCGCTGGACGTCGGACTCGTAGTTCGGCAGCACGTCGTCGAGCATTTCGACGATCGTCACGTCGGTCCCGAGCTTCGCGAGCATCGTCGACAACTCCATTCCGATGTAACCCGCGCCCACCACGACGAGGCTGTCCGGCACCGACTCCATATTCAGGAGGTCTTCGGAGGAGAGCACCGGCTCATCGGCGAAGTCGAACCCGGGGATCTGGATGGGTCGCGAGCCCGTCGCGACGATCGCGTGCTCGAACTCGACGGTCTCCATTCCCTGTCCCTCGCCGCCGTGGGCGATGCGTGCGGTGTGCTCGTCTTCGAACGCGGCGGTCCCCTCCAAGAGGGAGACGCCGTTGGCCTTACACAGCTTCTCGACGCCGCCGGTCAACTGGTCGACGACGCCCGATTTCCACTGCTGCATCTGACTCATATCGACGGCCGGATCCGCGTGGATGCCCAGCTCCTCGGCGTTGGACGCGTCGTGGACGACGTCCGCCCCGTGGATGAACGCCTTCGAGGGGATACAGCCCCGATTGAGACAGGCTCCGCCGAACGCGTCTTTCTCGACGAGCGTCGTGTCCAGTCCCTTCTGTGCGCCGCGAATCGCTGCCACGTAGCCGCCCGGCCCCGCGCCGATCACCAGCAGATCCGTCGCCGTGGCGATGTCGCCCATTACCATACCGAGCCCCTCACGCTCCCGGTTCAAAAAGTCATCCGTCCGCGTCTGTCCGTCTCGCGCTTACTCCAAGAGCAGGCGCGTCGGCTCGACGAGCAGTTCCTTCACGCGGTTGGAGAACCGCGCGGCGTCCGCGCCGTCGACGAGGCGGTGATCCACCGACATCGAAAAGCGCATCGTCTTGCGGGCGACGACCTCGCCCTCGACGACCCACGGGCGCTCCTTGATCGGCCCCATCGCGAAGATGGCCGCCTCGGGGTGGTTGATGATCGGCGAGGAGAACTCGCCGCCGATCACGCCGATGTTCGTGATCGTGAACGTGCCGCCCTGCATCTCCTCGGGTTTGATTTTCCGATTCCGGGCCCGCTCTGCGAGGTCCTGAATATCGTCTGCGAGTTCCTTGAGCCCCTTCTGGTCGGCGTTCTTGACGACCGGGACCATCAGCCCCGCGTCGGTCGCGACCGCGATCCCGATGTTGTACTCGTCGTGCAGAACGATCTCCTCGCTTTCCTCGTCGAGACTGGAGTTGAGATACGGGTACTCTTTCAGCGCCGTCGTGATCGCCTTCACGACGAGCGGGAGATAGGTGAGCTTCACGCCGTCGTCCTCGGCGATTTCGGCGAGGTCACGCCGGAGATCGACCAGCTCGGTCGCGTCGAACTCGTCGTGATGGGAGACGTGCGGCGCGGTGTACTTCGATCGGGCCATCTGCTCGCCGATCGTCCGCCGGACGCCGCGATACGGGACGCGCTCGCCGGGGCGGTCTTCGAGGTCGCCGTCGCCCGCCGCGGCCGCAGTCTCCGGCTCGCCGCCAGTCGAGGCGGCGTCCGCGGTCGACGCGTCGACAGCCGACCTGGAGGACGCTTCCACCGCCGACGCACTCGTCGCTGCAGCGTCGCGATCGGCGAACGCTCGGACGTCCTCGGGCGTCACGAACGGCTCGCCCTCGCGCTCCTCGCTCGCGGGGACCGCGTCGATGTCGACGCCGAGTTCCTCGGCGAGTCGACGCGTCGCGGGCATCGCGAGCGTGCGGTCTCGTTCGGCGGTGCCGTTCTGGGCCGCGGCCGTCGGCGCGGAGCCTGCCGGTTCCGCATCCGGTGCGGCGGACGCCGCGGCGTCGGGTTCCGCCGTGGGTCCGGTAGCCGTCGCCGACGCCTCCGAAGTCTCTGAAGCCCCCGAAGCCGCAGCGTCGCTCTCGGCGTACGCCTCGACATCGCCTTCAGTCACGCGCCCGCCGGGACCCGTCCCATCGACGGCGCTGATGTCGACGCCCAGTTCGCGCGCGAGTTTTCGGGTGCTCGGCGCGGCGAACACGCGACCCGACGCAACGGCGGTTTCTCCGTCGGTTTCGGCGCTCGAGTCGGCCTCCGCGGTCGCGTCCACGGGTTCGTCGCCCGCTGCGGACTGTTCGTCGCCCGCGGCGTCGGCCGCCGCGTCCGACTCGTCCGCGGTAGTCGCCGAAGCGGATTCCGCACCCGCCCCGTCGTCGGCGACCTCGAACGTCACGATGACCTCGTCGACGGGGACGATCGTGCCCTCCTCGTAGTGAAGCTTCGCGATGGTCCCCTCCTGCGGGCTCGGAATCTCCACGAGCGCCTTGTCGGTTTCGACCTCCGCGATGACCTGATCTTCGACGACCGACTCTCCCTCCTCGACGAGCCACGAGACGAGTTCGCCCTCGGCGATCCCCTCGCCGAGGTCCGGCAACTCGAACGTTCGTTCTACCATACCGATCGGTCGACGCACAACCCTTTCAGT
This DNA window, taken from Halobellus sp. LT62, encodes the following:
- a CDS encoding 2-oxo acid dehydrogenase subunit E2 gives rise to the protein MVERTFELPDLGEGIAEGELVSWLVEEGESVVEDQVIAEVETDKALVEIPSPQEGTIAKLHYEEGTIVPVDEVIVTFEVADDGAGAESASATTADESDAAADAAGDEQSAAGDEPVDATAEADSSAETDGETAVASGRVFAAPSTRKLARELGVDISAVDGTGPGGRVTEGDVEAYAESDAAASGASETSEASATATGPTAEPDAAASAAPDAEPAGSAPTAAAQNGTAERDRTLAMPATRRLAEELGVDIDAVPASEEREGEPFVTPEDVRAFADRDAAATSASAVEASSRSAVDASTADAASTGGEPETAAAAGDGDLEDRPGERVPYRGVRRTIGEQMARSKYTAPHVSHHDEFDATELVDLRRDLAEIAEDDGVKLTYLPLVVKAITTALKEYPYLNSSLDEESEEIVLHDEYNIGIAVATDAGLMVPVVKNADQKGLKELADDIQDLAERARNRKIKPEEMQGGTFTITNIGVIGGEFSSPIINHPEAAIFAMGPIKERPWVVEGEVVARKTMRFSMSVDHRLVDGADAARFSNRVKELLVEPTRLLLE